A window of the Streptomyces sp. JB150 genome harbors these coding sequences:
- the coaD gene encoding pantetheine-phosphate adenylyltransferase gives MRRAVCPGSFDPITNGHLDIIARASRLYDEVYVAVMINKSKKGLFEIDERIDLIRQVTAEYANVRVEAFHGLLVDFCKQRDIPAIVKGLRAVSDFDYELQMAQMNNGLTGVETLFVPTNPTYSFLSSSLVKEVAAWGGDVSHLVPPEVLDALTRRLRRS, from the coding sequence GTGCGCCGCGCCGTCTGTCCCGGGTCGTTCGACCCGATCACCAACGGACACCTCGACATCATTGCCCGCGCCTCCCGCCTCTACGACGAGGTCTACGTCGCGGTGATGATCAACAAATCGAAGAAGGGCCTGTTCGAGATCGACGAGCGGATCGACCTGATCCGCCAGGTCACCGCCGAGTACGCCAACGTCCGCGTCGAGGCCTTCCACGGCCTCCTCGTCGACTTCTGCAAGCAGCGCGACATCCCCGCCATCGTGAAGGGGCTCCGCGCGGTCAGCGACTTCGACTACGAGCTGCAGATGGCCCAGATGAACAACGGCCTGACCGGCGTCGAGACCCTGTTCGTGCCCACCAACCCCACCTACAGCTTCCTGTCGTCCTCCCTGGTCAAGGAGGTCGCGGCCTGGGGCGGCGACGTCTCCCACCTGGTGCCGCCGGAGGTCCTGGACGCCCTCACCAGGCGGCTGCGGCGAAGCTGA
- a CDS encoding cell division initiation protein: MDVQKKLDEIVAAVSSARSMPMSASCVINRAELLSMLEELRAALPDSLARAQELIGDREQMVEQARQEAERIIANAHAERGSLISDTEVARRSQAEADRILAEARQEAEEIRAEADDYVDSKLANFEVVLTKTLGSVGRGRERLLGTGPGLDEQGYEDEDAPERSQDPETLRRTADQYVDAKLGAFEAVLAKTLEAVGRGRQKLHGRIASDDLGALADDTSTVQHSSDADYLADLAALAEQDAQAEQRPQQQPEPAYGYSQQPDPQPDPYGGYQQGYAQQDPYGYQQADPYAAYQGYDPQQAAYAQQAAQPVPPQPAQPPQPPHAPQGYALDETSLFDTSMISAEQLRAYEQGRGNG; encoded by the coding sequence GTGGACGTGCAGAAGAAGCTCGACGAGATCGTCGCGGCGGTCTCCAGTGCCCGGTCGATGCCGATGTCGGCCTCGTGCGTGATCAACCGCGCCGAACTGCTGTCGATGCTGGAGGAACTGCGCGCGGCGCTGCCCGACTCGCTCGCCCGGGCCCAGGAGCTGATCGGCGACCGGGAGCAGATGGTCGAGCAGGCCCGCCAGGAGGCCGAGCGGATCATCGCGAACGCGCACGCCGAGCGCGGCTCGCTGATCTCCGACACCGAGGTCGCCCGCCGCTCCCAGGCGGAGGCCGACCGGATCCTCGCCGAGGCCCGCCAGGAGGCCGAGGAAATCCGCGCCGAGGCCGACGACTACGTCGACTCCAAGCTCGCCAACTTCGAGGTCGTCCTCACCAAGACCCTCGGCTCGGTCGGCCGCGGCCGCGAGAGGCTGCTCGGCACCGGCCCCGGCCTCGACGAGCAGGGCTACGAGGACGAGGACGCCCCCGAGCGCAGCCAGGACCCGGAGACCCTGCGCCGTACCGCCGACCAGTACGTGGACGCCAAGCTGGGCGCCTTCGAGGCGGTCCTGGCCAAGACCCTGGAGGCCGTCGGCCGCGGCCGGCAGAAGCTGCACGGCCGCATCGCCAGCGACGACCTCGGCGCCCTCGCCGACGACACCAGCACCGTCCAGCACTCCAGCGACGCCGACTACCTGGCCGACCTCGCCGCCCTGGCGGAACAGGACGCCCAGGCCGAACAGCGCCCCCAGCAGCAGCCGGAACCGGCGTACGGCTACTCGCAGCAGCCCGACCCGCAGCCCGACCCCTACGGCGGCTACCAGCAGGGGTACGCCCAGCAGGACCCGTACGGCTACCAGCAGGCCGACCCCTACGCCGCCTACCAGGGCTACGACCCCCAGCAGGCCGCCTACGCCCAGCAGGCCGCCCAGCCGGTCCCGCCCCAGCCCGCCCAGCCGCCCCAGCCCCCGCACGCCCCGCAGGGCTACGCCCTGGACGAGACCAGCCTCTTCGACACCAGCATGATCAGCGCGGAGCAGCTGCGGGCCTACGAGCAGGGCCGCGGCAACGGCTGA
- the rsmD gene encoding 16S rRNA (guanine(966)-N(2))-methyltransferase RsmD, which translates to MTRVIAGAAGGRRLAVPPGTGTRPTSDRAREGLFSTWQSLLGGPLDGERVLDLYAGSGAVGLEALSRGAGHTLLVEADARAVRVVRENVRSLGLPGAEVRAGKAEQIIRAAPPEQPYDLVFLDPPYRVTDHDLREILLTLRSQGWLAQDALVTVERSTRGGEFVWPDGFEPLRARRYGEGTFWYGRAASTCEDAP; encoded by the coding sequence ATGACCCGCGTGATCGCCGGCGCGGCCGGCGGACGCCGCCTGGCCGTCCCGCCAGGGACAGGAACCCGCCCCACCTCCGACCGCGCGCGCGAGGGCCTGTTCTCCACCTGGCAGTCCCTCCTCGGCGGCCCCCTGGACGGCGAACGGGTCCTCGACCTGTACGCCGGCTCCGGCGCCGTCGGCCTGGAGGCCCTGTCGCGCGGCGCGGGCCACACCCTGCTGGTCGAGGCCGACGCCCGGGCCGTCCGCGTCGTCCGGGAGAACGTCCGCAGCCTCGGCCTGCCCGGCGCCGAGGTCAGGGCGGGCAAAGCGGAACAGATCATCCGCGCCGCCCCGCCCGAGCAGCCGTACGACCTCGTCTTCCTCGACCCGCCGTACCGCGTCACAGATCACGATCTTCGCGAGATTCTGCTCACACTCCGCTCACAGGGGTGGCTCGCGCAGGACGCCCTCGTCACCGTGGAGCGCAGCACCAGAGGCGGTGAGTTCGTCTGGCCGGACGGCTTCGAGCCGCTGAGGGCCCGTCGCTACGGAGAGGGAACGTTTTGGTACGGTCGCGCCGCCTCTACGTGCGAAGACGCGCCATGA